A single Desulfatibacillum aliphaticivorans DSM 15576 DNA region contains:
- a CDS encoding radical SAM protein → MKRRTPISLARLMTARVLGRRFPASIGMIVTHRCNLRCAYCGFPDLPSDEMDADQWLEAIHAFLQAGTLRMGFSGGEPLLRQDLDRLLRAAHGKALITLNTNGLLLPERKGLLKWVDAAVISLDGNQEVHDSLRGQGAYAGAVQGGEEAVKAGKKLIFAMVVSKQNTNQIPHVLRLSEDMGAQCFFQPVTPCAVSSGKAASILPDLEEFKKGVCFLQAAKRRGRPVCCSRSYLKSLMRYPDASVEKIRCKLGFYGGFVTPSGRVCRCHVNLDSDAAPSGKDLGFVEAFRRMPITDCRGCFIYPYVELSNLLSGNPGPLYEAVKQAALSWRNSEK, encoded by the coding sequence TTGAAAAGGCGAACGCCCATTTCGCTTGCCCGGCTGATGACAGCCAGGGTTCTTGGAAGACGTTTTCCCGCCTCCATTGGCATGATCGTAACCCATCGCTGCAACCTGCGCTGCGCCTATTGCGGCTTCCCGGACCTGCCCTCCGACGAAATGGACGCAGATCAATGGCTGGAAGCCATCCATGCATTTTTACAGGCGGGAACTCTGCGTATGGGATTCAGCGGAGGCGAGCCTCTTTTACGTCAGGATCTTGACCGGCTGCTTCGGGCGGCCCACGGCAAAGCCTTGATCACCTTGAACACCAACGGCCTGCTGCTTCCGGAAAGAAAGGGGCTGCTGAAGTGGGTGGACGCAGCGGTGATCAGCCTGGACGGAAACCAAGAGGTTCATGACAGCCTGAGGGGGCAAGGAGCCTATGCCGGGGCCGTCCAGGGGGGGGAGGAGGCCGTCAAAGCTGGGAAGAAGCTGATCTTCGCCATGGTGGTGAGCAAACAAAATACAAATCAAATTCCTCATGTGCTTCGTTTGTCCGAGGACATGGGCGCCCAATGCTTTTTCCAGCCCGTCACTCCCTGCGCGGTCAGCTCCGGGAAAGCCGCAAGCATCCTCCCGGATTTGGAGGAATTTAAAAAGGGCGTGTGTTTTTTACAGGCGGCCAAAAGGCGGGGCAGGCCTGTTTGCTGCTCAAGATCATATCTGAAATCCTTAATGCGCTATCCTGACGCTTCTGTTGAAAAAATACGGTGTAAACTTGGCTTTTACGGAGGATTCGTCACTCCCTCGGGCCGAGTCTGCCGGTGCCATGTCAACCTGGACTCGGACGCCGCGCCCTCGGGGAAGGATTTGGGATTTGTGGAAGCGTTCCGGCGAATGCCCATAACGGATTGCCGGGGGTGCTTCATCTATCCTTATGTGGAGTTGAGCAACCTTCTTTCGGGAAATCCAGGCCCTCTTTATGAGGCTGTAAAGCAGGCGGCATTGAGTTGGAGGAATTCCGAAAAATGA